The sequence CCACTTATGATACGAATTTGAAAATGAACCCACCGCTTCGAAGCAAAGAGGATAGGGCGGCTCTCATCGAAGGTCTCCTCGACGGTACCATCGATTGCATAGCCTCCGATCATGCTCCCCATGCGCCCCACGAAAAGGAAAGGGAGTTCGAGCGAGCAGCTTATGGAACCACGGGACTCGAGACCTCGCTTTCTCTCATGCTGACGCATTTCGTCGCTAAAGGAATTTTCGGTTACGGTACCCTCGTCGAAAAAATGTCCGATGCGCCCAGGCGCGCTTTGGGCATCGATACGGTGACCATCGAGAAGGGTTCTTGCGCCGACTTGACGATTATCGATCCGAACTATTCCTTTATAGTCGATACTGATGAGAGGGAATCGAAAGCGCGCAATTCGGCGTTTGTCGGTTGGGAACTCACCGGTAGGGCAAGCGATGTGTTGATCGCCGGATATTTCAAGATGCGTGACGGAGAGGTGGTCGAGTAATGCGGGAATTGCAACACGCATACCTTGCATTGGAAAATGGAATGGTATTTACAGGCATGTCGTGCGGTGCGGAAGGCGAAACCACCGGCGAATTGTGCTTCAATACTTCGATGACGGGGTACCAGGAGATATTGACCGACCCGTCATATGCGGGACAAATCGTTACGATGACCATGCCTCAAATCGGTAATTACGGCACAAATCCTGAAGATGTCGAATCGCGCGGAATCTTCGCACGAGGCCTGGTCGTTCGTGAAATGTGCTTCGAGCCTTCGAATTGGCGCTCCACTTCAAGTCTTCCCCACTATCTCATCGATCACGGAATCGTGGCCATTCAAGGCCTCGACACCAGAGAAATCGTCTTGACGCTGCGAGAATCGGGCGCCATGAAAGCATGCCTTTCGACGATAGACTCGAATCACGATTCACTTGTCGCAAAGGCGAAAGCTGCGCCGGGGCTTGTCGGACGAGACTTGGTGAAAGAGGTCTGCTACGGAAAAATGTATACATTCGATGGATCCGTTCCCGATGATTTGCACTGTGTCGTCGAGGAGGAAAAAGCCGCTACACGGTATAACGTCGTGGCGTTCGACTCGGGGATAAAGTACAACATTTTGCGAAGTCTCGCTGCACTCGGATGCGCCGTCACTGTTGTTCCTCCCACGATGAGTTCTCAAGATGTTCTCGCCTTGAACCCGGATGGAATATTTTTATCGAACGGTCCCGGAGACCCGGACGCGGTCGATTATCTCTCCAACACCGTCAAAGAGCTTCTCGGAAAGAAGCCTATCTTCGGCATCTGTCTCGGGCATCAAATGCTCAGTTTGGCTGTCGGGGCATCTACGTTCAAGCTTAAATACGGTCACCGCGGCGGTAACCATCCCGTGAAAAATCTCGATACGGGTAAAGTCGAAATCACTTCGCAGAATCACGGTTTCTGTGTAGATTTCGCCTCCATTGGTTCGTTGCAAAGAAAGTTTTCACCGCTGGGACGAGACGCAAATGATCTGGCTTCTTGGTCGAGAGAATGTGTGTCGCCGGTTGTAATGAGCAAAGATTACGGTGAGGTGCGGTTGACGCACGTCAACTTGAACGATATGTCCGTCGAGGGTATCGATGTCCCCGGACAAAGAGCTTATTCGGTCCAATACCACCCGGAGGCTTCGCCGGGTCCTCATGATGCCCACTATCTATTCAAAAAGTTCATCTCTCTGATGCAGGATGCTTGATCGACTATGGTGAGAGGAAGTAGACCATGAAACGTACCATGCTGATTCCGACTGATTTCGACGACTATGCACCGCGACTGATGCAATTTTGCGCCGGTACGCGCGAACGAGGTATCATTCGCTGTATCCTCGTCCACGTGTTCGACACGTCCGGTCTCGAGGGTCCCAACATCTCCCAGGCTATGTCTGATGTCCGAGCCAAGCTCAATATTCTTGCCGAACCGATTCGGGAAGCTGGAATCGAGACGGTCGTGCGAGTCATGACCGGCTCTCCGATTCATGAAATTCTTTCCGTGGTGCAAAATGAGAATGTCGATGTCATTGTCGTCGGAACTACCGCAAAATCAAAGTTCGGACGCCTGTTCACCGGTTCGCTTTCCGATGACATAGCCTTCGGGCAAAAGGCCCCGACGTTGATGCTCCGCGATGATTTGATCGAGAACTCCGACGATGTTGAGGAAAGCTCATTGGGCTGGTCGCGGAAACTGGTCGTTCCGGTGGATTATTCAGCTGCCTCGGCACGAGGAGTTTTGCAATGCACCCGTTTCGAGCCCAATGCCGTCGGTGAGGTCCGCCTCCTCCATGTGTTGACTGCCTGTCCGCGCAATCAGGAGATGTCCGCCTGTGTGGCGGAGCAGGAGTTTCGCCTTTCGGCGTTTTGCAGAATGCTTGAAGACGTCGGAATCAAAGCGACGCCTGTGGTTCGCGAAGGACAGGTCGTTGAGCAGATCATGGCCGAAGTCAAGGAATCAAAAGCAACCGGTATCGTCATGGGTTCCAACTCGCGTTCATTGATTTCCGAATTCATCATCGGTTCCACGACACAAGAAGTCGTAAGAACCGCTCCCGTCTATGTAATGGTGGTGCCATAAACAAGATGCCGAAAAGAAACGACATTAAA is a genomic window of Coriobacteriia bacterium containing:
- a CDS encoding universal stress protein, producing the protein MKRTMLIPTDFDDYAPRLMQFCAGTRERGIIRCILVHVFDTSGLEGPNISQAMSDVRAKLNILAEPIREAGIETVVRVMTGSPIHEILSVVQNENVDVIVVGTTAKSKFGRLFTGSLSDDIAFGQKAPTLMLRDDLIENSDDVEESSLGWSRKLVVPVDYSAASARGVLQCTRFEPNAVGEVRLLHVLTACPRNQEMSACVAEQEFRLSAFCRMLEDVGIKATPVVREGQVVEQIMAEVKESKATGIVMGSNSRSLISEFIIGSTTQEVVRTAPVYVMVVP
- the carA gene encoding glutamine-hydrolyzing carbamoyl-phosphate synthase small subunit — translated: MVFTGMSCGAEGETTGELCFNTSMTGYQEILTDPSYAGQIVTMTMPQIGNYGTNPEDVESRGIFARGLVVREMCFEPSNWRSTSSLPHYLIDHGIVAIQGLDTREIVLTLRESGAMKACLSTIDSNHDSLVAKAKAAPGLVGRDLVKEVCYGKMYTFDGSVPDDLHCVVEEEKAATRYNVVAFDSGIKYNILRSLAALGCAVTVVPPTMSSQDVLALNPDGIFLSNGPGDPDAVDYLSNTVKELLGKKPIFGICLGHQMLSLAVGASTFKLKYGHRGGNHPVKNLDTGKVEITSQNHGFCVDFASIGSLQRKFSPLGRDANDLASWSRECVSPVVMSKDYGEVRLTHVNLNDMSVEGIDVPGQRAYSVQYHPEASPGPHDAHYLFKKFISLMQDA